One part of the Eptesicus fuscus isolate TK198812 chromosome 2, DD_ASM_mEF_20220401, whole genome shotgun sequence genome encodes these proteins:
- the GNPDA2 gene encoding glucosamine-6-phosphate isomerase 2 isoform X1, with the protein MRLVILDNYDLASEWAAKYICNRIIQFKPGKDRYFTLGLPTGSTPLGCYKKLIEYHKNGFLSFKYVKTFNMDEYVGLPRQHPESYHSYMWNNFFKHIDIDPNNAHILDGNAADLQAECDAFEDKIKEAGGIDLFVGGIGPDGHIAFNEPGSSLVSRTRLKTLAMDTILANAKYFDGDLSKVPTMALTVGVGTVMDAREVMILITGAHKAFALYKAIEEGVNHMWTVSAFQQHPRTIFVCDEDATLELRVKTVKYFKVLKKG; encoded by the exons ATGAGGCTTGTAATTCTTGATAACTATGACTTGGCTAGTGAATGGGCAGCCAAATACATCTGTAATCGCATCATTCAGTTCAAACCTGGAAAGGACAGATATTTTACACTGGGTTTACCAACAG GGAGTACACCATTAGGATGTTATAAAAAACTAATAGAATATCATAAGAATGGattcctttcttttaaatatgtgaagACCTTTAACATGGATGAATATGTAG GACTTCCTAGACAGCATCCTGAAAGCTACCATTCTTACATGTGGAATAACTTTTTTAAGCATATTGATATAGATCCTAATAATGCTCATATCCTTGATGGGAATGCTGCAGATTTACAAGCAGAATGTGATGCatttgaagataaaataaaagaagctgGAGGAATTGATCTTTTTGTTGGAG gAATTGGTCCAGATGGTCATATCGCTTTCAATGAGCCAGGATCCAGTTTAGTATCAAGGACAAGATTAAAGACCCTAGCAATGGACACCATATTGGCAAATGCTAAATATTTTGATGGAGATTTATCAAAGGTGCCAACCATGGCTCTAACAGTTGGTGTGGGGACAGTGATGGATGCTAGAGAA GTCATGATCCTCATAACAGGCGCCCACAAGGCATTTGCTCTCTACAAAGCAATAGAGGAAGGAGTCAATCACATGTGGACTGTTTCAGCTTTCCAGCAGCATCCCCgaactatttttgtgtgtgatgaagATGCTACCTTAGAATTAAGAGTTAAAACTGTGAAATACTTTAAAG